From Lolium perenne isolate Kyuss_39 chromosome 5, Kyuss_2.0, whole genome shotgun sequence, a single genomic window includes:
- the LOC127301268 gene encoding uncharacterized protein isoform X1: protein MTRSQTPKSLAVLLRARMHPDPIPSPPHAPSPPDSSAPPAAASSSVRQWLHASVSAASPSPAALDCFSDGYRSLDRPGRHEILRSLATDYDVPRARVRDLMRQYVSVSATGDEHPGAEKEDGGAASALYRMERGLRDALRPKYAGFLEAMNAQPGGLKFLAVIRADLLALLGEENAPVLRALDGYLKEKLVTWLSPAALALHQITWDDPATLLEKIVAYEAVHPIRNLIDLKRRLGVGRRCFGYFHPAIPGEPLIFIEVALLKDMATSIQEVLLDVPPIAESEAKCALFYSISSTQPGLSGINLGKFLLKRVIDMLRKDMPSVQIFATLSPIPGFMQWLLAKLASQIKLAERELQEGNSLEIAGSAFRESILLPEEEKLLQNAVEQVNSKQGIELLQDILTSSLWVKSDKLSAALKSPLMRLCARYLAREKKRGKALDAVANFHLQNGAMIERINWMADQSEKGIEQSGGIMVNYLYRLENIEEYALSYSGTGHIHASPSLSKYVEEQPNT from the exons ATGACCAGGAGCCAAACCCCGAAATCCCTCGCCGTCCTGCTCCGCGCCAGGATGCACCCGGACCCTATCCCCTCACCCCCGCACGCTCCGTCACCCCCCGACTCCAGcgccccgcccgccgccgcctcctcctcggtcCGCCAATGGCTCCACGCCTCCGTATCCGCGGCCTCCccgtcccccgccgccctcgactGCTTCTCAGACGGGTACCGCTCCCTCGACCGCCCCGGCCGCCACGAGATCCTCCGGTCCCTCGCGACCGACTACGACGTGCCCCGCGCGCGGGTCCGCGACCTCATGCGCCAGTACGTGAGCGTCTCCGCCACCGGGGATGAGCACCCGGGGGCCGAGAAGGAGGACGGCGGCGCCGCGTCGGCGCTGTACCGTATGGAGCGTGGCCTCCGGGACGCGCTACGCCCCAAGTACGCCGggttccttgaggccatgaaCGCGCAGCCCGGCGGGCTCAAGTTCCTCGCCGTCATCCGCGCCGACCTCCTCGCCTTGCTGGG GGAGGAGAATGCTCCAGTGCTGCGTGCGCTGGATGGGTACTTGAAGGAGAAGCTGGTGACATGGCTCAGCCCGGCGGCCCTGGCGCTCCACCAGATAACCTGGGATGATCCTGCCACCTTGCTGGAGAAGATTGTGGCTTATGAA GCTGTGCATCCAATCAGGAATCTGATAGACTTGAAGAGGAGGCTGGGCGTTGGCCGACGTTGTTTCGGTTACTTCCATCCAGCGATACCAG GGGAGCCCCTGATTTTCATCGAAGTTGCTCTCCTCAAAGACATGGCCACATCTATACAG GAAGTTTTACTGGATGTCCCTCCAATTGCTGAATCTGAAGCTAAATGTGCACTGTTTTACTCAATATCGTCAACCCAG CCAGGATTATCAGGTATTAATTTGGGAAAGTTCCTTCTCAAGCGCGTCATTGACATGTTGAGAAAGGATATGCCTTCAGTGCAG ATCTTTGCTACACTTAGCCCAATACCTGGTTTCATGCAATGGCTTCTCGCTAAGCTGGCCTCACAAATAAAATTAGCAGAGAGAGAGTTGCAAGAGGGTAATTCATTAGAAATTGCCGGTTCTGCTTTCAGAGAATCCATCCTTCTCCCAGAGGAAGAGAAGCTGCTACAGAACGCTGT TGAACAAGTTAATAGTAAACAAGGAATTGAACTTTTGCAAGATATACTGACATCAAGCCTGTGGGTAAAGTCTGACAAATTATCTGCTGCGCTAAAATCTCCTCTTATGCGTTTGTGTGCAAG GTATCTTGCCAGAGAGAAAAAGCGAGGAAAAGCTCTAGATGCTGTTGCAAACTTTCACTTACAAAATGGAGCA ATGATTGAGAGAATAAACTGGATGGCTGACCAATCAGAGAAGGGCATTGAACAAAGTGGAGGTATCATGGTCAATTATCTGTACAG GTTAGAGAATATAGAAGAGTATGCACTGTCTTATTCGGGTACAGGGCATATCCATGCTTCACCTAGCCTCTCCAAATATGTTGAG GAACAGCCAAATACATGA
- the LOC127301268 gene encoding uncharacterized protein isoform X2, translating into MTRSQTPKSLAVLLRARMHPDPIPSPPHAPSPPDSSAPPAAASSSVRQWLHASVSAASPSPAALDCFSDGYRSLDRPGRHEILRSLATDYDVPRARVRDLMRQYVSVSATGDEHPGAEKEDGGAASALYRMERGLRDALRPKYAGFLEAMNAQPGGLKFLAVIRADLLALLGEENAPVLRALDGYLKEKLVTWLSPAALALHQITWDDPATLLEKIVAYEAVHPIRNLIDLKRRLGVGRRCFGYFHPAIPGEPLIFIEVALLKDMATSIQEVLLDVPPIAESEAKCALFYSISSTQPGLSGINLGKFLLKRVIDMLRKDMPSVQIFATLSPIPGFMQWLLAKLASQIKLAERELQEGNSLEIAGSAFRESILLPEEEKLLQNAVEQVNSKQGIELLQDILTSSLWVKSDKLSAALKSPLMRLCARYLAREKKRGKALDAVANFHLQNGAMIERINWMADQSEKGIEQSGGIMVNYLYRLENIEEYALSYSGTGHIHASPSLSKYVEPNT; encoded by the exons ATGACCAGGAGCCAAACCCCGAAATCCCTCGCCGTCCTGCTCCGCGCCAGGATGCACCCGGACCCTATCCCCTCACCCCCGCACGCTCCGTCACCCCCCGACTCCAGcgccccgcccgccgccgcctcctcctcggtcCGCCAATGGCTCCACGCCTCCGTATCCGCGGCCTCCccgtcccccgccgccctcgactGCTTCTCAGACGGGTACCGCTCCCTCGACCGCCCCGGCCGCCACGAGATCCTCCGGTCCCTCGCGACCGACTACGACGTGCCCCGCGCGCGGGTCCGCGACCTCATGCGCCAGTACGTGAGCGTCTCCGCCACCGGGGATGAGCACCCGGGGGCCGAGAAGGAGGACGGCGGCGCCGCGTCGGCGCTGTACCGTATGGAGCGTGGCCTCCGGGACGCGCTACGCCCCAAGTACGCCGggttccttgaggccatgaaCGCGCAGCCCGGCGGGCTCAAGTTCCTCGCCGTCATCCGCGCCGACCTCCTCGCCTTGCTGGG GGAGGAGAATGCTCCAGTGCTGCGTGCGCTGGATGGGTACTTGAAGGAGAAGCTGGTGACATGGCTCAGCCCGGCGGCCCTGGCGCTCCACCAGATAACCTGGGATGATCCTGCCACCTTGCTGGAGAAGATTGTGGCTTATGAA GCTGTGCATCCAATCAGGAATCTGATAGACTTGAAGAGGAGGCTGGGCGTTGGCCGACGTTGTTTCGGTTACTTCCATCCAGCGATACCAG GGGAGCCCCTGATTTTCATCGAAGTTGCTCTCCTCAAAGACATGGCCACATCTATACAG GAAGTTTTACTGGATGTCCCTCCAATTGCTGAATCTGAAGCTAAATGTGCACTGTTTTACTCAATATCGTCAACCCAG CCAGGATTATCAGGTATTAATTTGGGAAAGTTCCTTCTCAAGCGCGTCATTGACATGTTGAGAAAGGATATGCCTTCAGTGCAG ATCTTTGCTACACTTAGCCCAATACCTGGTTTCATGCAATGGCTTCTCGCTAAGCTGGCCTCACAAATAAAATTAGCAGAGAGAGAGTTGCAAGAGGGTAATTCATTAGAAATTGCCGGTTCTGCTTTCAGAGAATCCATCCTTCTCCCAGAGGAAGAGAAGCTGCTACAGAACGCTGT TGAACAAGTTAATAGTAAACAAGGAATTGAACTTTTGCAAGATATACTGACATCAAGCCTGTGGGTAAAGTCTGACAAATTATCTGCTGCGCTAAAATCTCCTCTTATGCGTTTGTGTGCAAG GTATCTTGCCAGAGAGAAAAAGCGAGGAAAAGCTCTAGATGCTGTTGCAAACTTTCACTTACAAAATGGAGCA ATGATTGAGAGAATAAACTGGATGGCTGACCAATCAGAGAAGGGCATTGAACAAAGTGGAGGTATCATGGTCAATTATCTGTACAG GTTAGAGAATATAGAAGAGTATGCACTGTCTTATTCGGGTACAGGGCATATCCATGCTTCACCTAGCCTCTCCAAATATGTTGAG CCAAATACATGA